ACATGCTGTACAACATCACAGAGTCGCTATACCCTAACGTACCCACCAAGGTGAGACATGCTGTACAACATCACAGAGTCGCTATACGCTAACGTACCCATCAAGGTGAGACATGCTGTACAACATCACAGAGTCGCCATACGCTAACGTACCCACCAAGGTGAGACATGCTGTACAACATCACAGAGTCGGCGCTATACGCTAACGTACCCACCAAGGTGAGACATGCTGTACAACATCACAGAGTCGCTATACGCTAACGTACCCATCAAGGTGAGACATGCTGTACAACATCACTGAACCGCTCTACACTAATGATAACGGAGAGCTATAGAGGTAATACAACATCACATAGCCGCTCTACACTAACGGTGAGCTATACAAACTACAGAACCACTCTACACTAATGCACTCTGTTTCTTTTTACTCTGCTAGTGGGTTGATGAACATCATTCTGCGTGGATGCCCTGTAGCGTAGATATCTATGATTCTGTTATAATCAAGCGGAATGTCCCTGTGGACAAAGAGGAGTATCAGCGCGTTGAGGCGATCCTCACCCATGGTGCTCCTGTACACATCCTTGATGTACCTGAGTGCGGAATTTGCTCTTTCTACTCCAGCAGTGGTCACTGGCGTCAGCATCAGGAGTTGCAACATCATACACACATTGGGGAAGATTGCTGGGTTGCTGTATTGATGGCTGATGGTTGCGTCAAGTGAGTCTGGCTTTTCAGTAACAATTACACCTTGCCACTGTGCCTTCCACAGACGAAGCTCCTGTTGTAAAGATAGCGGAGATGGTAGGTCCGGTTCATAGTATTCGCGTAGCTGCTGGATGTGGTCTTGTTGAAGGCTGTGTACGTTTGACGGGATGAGCATAAGAGCGCGACAAGCATGGGCTGTTAGCTGTGGGAAGCGTGATGTAAGCTGCTCCACCATACCGTCCACAAAAGGCACAAAGATTGACCTTCTGAAGTAAACTTCAGGCGTGTCGGCCTCAACATTGCACCTTTGGGTCTGTCGTCTACACCGACGCGGCACTTCCATGTCTTGGCCAAGCCTCTGCGCCATCTCGCTTGCACTTAGGTACACTTGATGGAACTCCTCATCAGCTCTCTCTCTGATGGACCGCAACTCTTTGCGAACAAGGTCCACTTGTTCGTACGCTTTGATTATGTCCATCGTGCTTCCTTGTAGAAGAGTACTGAGAGATTTTGTGTAGCCAAAGATGTACAGAGCACACTCGAAGGCACACAGGAACGCAGGCCTCTTCAGTTGAGACAATAACCCACCTGCTTCCGTGCGTGCTTTTGCGTCCCATCCCTCCTCTGATGTGATTGCTTCCAGACAATCCGTGAGGGGCTCGTGAAGTTCGTGGAAGTCCTCCAGGCAGGTGTGCTTCTCTACCCAGCGTGTCTCGCACATCGGCTTGACTTTGGTTTTCAGGAGTTGTGTACGGCCGGCGGCACGCCTTTCTTCGTTCTCATTCTCAACGGCCTTTTCCAGCTCTCGTGTTCTTTTGGGTGAGTACTTGAAGAAGATGCCCACTGCCTTCAGAGTTTCCATCATGCAGTGGATATCCTGTACCTTGCAGGCTTTGCAAAGGGCCAGGTTGAGATCATGGCTTGCACAGTGGAAGTACGGTGCTCTGGTGGCGATCTCCTTGAAGTTTGCAGCGCAGCCATTCCGTACTCCCGCCATGTTCCCAGCACCATCGAAACACTGCGCCCTGCAGTTTGCTGGGTCCAGGTTCACCCCGGCGAGGTCAGCAGCGATCGTATCGCACAGGGCTCTTCCTGTTATCTTCTCACACTCTGAAAACATGAGCAACCTTTCCACAGGTTTTTGATCTTTTGTGTAGCGAACTAGTAGGCCCAACTGCTCCCAGTTGCTTACGTCAGTAACCTCGTCCGCCATAATGCCATAGTGTGGACCGAAAGGTTGGCTAGTTATGTCCTTTACAATTGTCTCTAGAATGTATTGTTTAATACATTCTAGGAGCTGATTCTGTGACGTTTTTGAAATGTAGGTTGCATTGCGTGCGCATGTCTCCAGGTGCTCTGCAAGTGCCACGTCTCCAGCATCCACCCTTAACTGTAGTAATGCGTGGAAATTCCCTTTGTTAGATAAGGGGTCCGCTGTACTATCGTCACGGTGTCCGCGAAGGGCGAATCCTTGCCGGCCACATACCTCCAGGCACTTGATGACTGAAAGGAGAAAAGCGCGGTTCTTCTTTGTGCGATTAATCGACTCCGATGTCATGGACAGGTCAATACGACGCCCTGGATTCTGCATTGTGTCCTTAAACGCCTTCATCCTCGCTTCTGAGTTTCGGTGGTTCTCCAAGAGTCCATGGACTTGCAGATCGTTTTTAGCGTCCTTCCAGTTTCTAAACGGCCGCTTCACTAGAAGGGTGGGTTGTTCACGCGTTGAAGAGGTGGGAAACAAAACACAGGGGAGACAGTACAGACCATCCTGTTCTGTAGAGTAGGACACGAACTCGAATGTCTCTAACCATTCCCTCTGGCAGTACCTGTTCATGATACCACTCTTCCTGCGACTATCTTTGTACGCTCTAGCAGGGAACTTAAATCCAGGTGGGGGACACCTTTCCTGGATAAGCCGGTGTTTTGTGACATCATTAACGTTGCCCTTCGTGAAATTGGATATGTCCCGGCGGTCTCCACTAGCGGAATCGGGTAGGGACACAGAGCCAGACTTCTTGTGGGACTGGTCACCACTGGCCTGGGGGTCGGGCTGGACTGTGCCGGACGTCTTGTGGGACTGGTCACCACTGGCCTGGGGGTCGGGCTGGACTGTGCCGGACGTCTTGTGGGACTGGTCACCACTGGTCTGGGGGTTGGGCTGGACTGTGCCGGAcgtcttgttggactggtcacCACTGGCCTGGGGGTCGGGCTGGACTGTGCCGGACTTCTTGTGGGACTGGTCACCACTGGCCTGGGGGTCGGACTGGACTGTGCCGGACGTCTTGTGGGACTGGTCACCACTGGCCTGGAGGTCGGGCTGGACTGTGCCGGACTTCTTGTGGGACTGGTCACCACTGGCCTGGGGGTCGGACTGGACTGTGCCGGACTTCTTGTGGGACTGGTCACCGCTGGCCTGGGGGTCGGACTGGACTGTGCCGGACTTCTTGTGGGACTGGTCACCACTGGCCTGGGGGTCGGGCTGGACTGTGCCGGACTTCTTGTGGGACTGGTCACCACTGGCCTGGGAGTCGGGCTGGACTGTGCCGGACTTCTTGTGGGACTGGTCACCACTGGCCTGGGGGTTGGACTGGACTGTGCCGGACTTCTTGTGGGACTGGTCACCACTGGCCTGGGGGTCGGGCTGGACTGTGCCGGACTTCTTGTGGGACTGGTCACCACTGGCCTGGGGGTCGGGCTGGACTGTGCCGGACGTCTTGTGGGACTGGTCACCACTGGCCTGGGGGTCGGGCTGGACTGTGCCGGACGTCTTGTGGGACTGGTCACCACTGGCCTGGGAGTCGGGCTGGACTGTGCCGGACTTCTTGTGGGACTGGTCACCACTGGCCTGGGGGTTGGACTGGACTGTGCCGGACTTCTTGTGGGACTGGTCACCACTGGCCTGGGGGTCGGACTGGACTGTGCCGGACTTCTTGTGGGACTGGTCACCACTGGTCTGGGGGTCGGACTGGACTGTGCCGGACGTCTTGTGGGACTGGTCACCGCTGGCCTGGGGGTTGGACTGGACTGTGCCGGACTTCTTGTGGGACTGGTCACCACTGGCCTGGGGGTTGGACTGGACTGTGCCGGACTTCTTGTGGGACTGGTCACCACTGGCCTGGGGGTCGGACTGGACTGTGCCGGACGTCTTGTGGGACTGGTCACCGCTGGCCTGGGGGTCGGGCTGGACTGTGCCGGACGTCCTGTGGGACTGGTCACCACTGGCCTGGGGGTCGGGCTGGGAGCCTGAGCCGGAGGATGCAcctttacatacatttttggGTGCGGCTGCAGCACCAAAAAATCTATGTAAGTCTGCTTGATTCGTCCCTTTTCTCTTTCGTCTAGATGCCATAGTCCGTCTATGTACTCTTTGATGGACTCTCTGGAAAAGTACAATTATATTGTTTACTTCTCAGTCTGTTGGTTGCCATGCTAAATCATCTGCTGGTTTCCCGCCAGGCTCATCTGGAGCGCGTTATTGTTTCGGGCGACCGTCACTGTCTAATTACTGTTATTTCGTTACCCCACTCCCGGCTGTGGCACTCATGTACACGTGTGTGAACTGGTCGTTACAAAACGTACACTAGCAAATTAGCCGGTTTATTGTAACTTACCATAACTTACCTATTAAGAAAAAGACGTGACGGTTTGACATTTCTTGAGTAAGTCTGAATATCATAATTATTCTTGTACTGGGTGTTAAACTTCTGGTAACAGTAGCAGGAATATTACATATACAGAGAACATATGAGGGCGAAGCCACATCTCGTTTTGTTGTGTGCTAAATCATCAGAAAATATAACTTACTTGATAAGTCGATTCGTTCTTGCTTTTACTCTGTTTGTTGTGTGCCGATTGCTGGAGGTCTCTATCTCATGATTCCGACGTGACCGTCCCCGAGGTCGGTCCAGCTCCAGAATGACGGTCCTGGAATTTTACCCGCTGATTTCCGGCACGCTCATCTGGAGCGCGTTACTTGACAAAATAACCGGACTGTCACTGTTTCAGAGGCCTCGTTACGATCGCACAGTCACTGGCACGTGTGATAGTACTGCAGATGCAATCTGCCACCTCGCGGGGGACTCGCTAGCCTGAAATTTTGTCCTTCATCTCAAATTTGTGTGACGTTAGATTTCTACTGAAAATATTTTCCCCGTCGCCATTGTAGTTATGTCCCCATGACAGTATTATTGAATGTTTGCAACTTGTATACAAGATACATGTCTGTATcatatgttgtattttatcggcaAAGAAATTAGAAAACAAACGGTAAGTTTGGGGCAACAAAACTTTATTACATGTCGACGTCCTacgacaaatacatgtagtatacacaAGCGCACACACAGAATAACTGCAAGTCGACCCCTGTCATGAATGTATTCAAGCTTTCCACCTATCACCAACGGGAGGAACTTTCTCAAACCACCGCTTGAGGACTGAAACCAATACTCAATAAGTTCATCAAAACATGGACTTACCTTGTAAGTAACAATTTTTATACAACCAAGACAGGGATTACTGGGCAACACAATGATGTTATCACTTCCAAACCGAGCGACGCATAACTTTACGTCGACCCAGTCACTGTCTCATTGCATTGGATCTATTAACCACACTGTGACGGTGACGTACCGCTACCATTAACAGTTCTACCTACGTACCATTAGTAGTAAAGTACCAACGCATTTCTATCTTTCGTCAATTGGGTGCCTTTGTACCGCCCCGCCTTCAACCACCCTGCCACGCCCTAGCACTTTCATGTACAACTACAAAAGGCAATCCAACTGATATTGCGAGATCTCCAACTAGGCAACCTTTGTTCCCTACCAGGCTGGTTTCGTCTCTGCCAGGCGTTAGAAATGATTAACATGTATATCAGAATCACAAGGGATAGGACATcgtcgagtttttgttgaattttggttCCTAAGTTCACCGACAGCGCCCAGACAGTCT
The sequence above is drawn from the Branchiostoma floridae strain S238N-H82 chromosome 17, Bfl_VNyyK, whole genome shotgun sequence genome and encodes:
- the LOC118404988 gene encoding 52 kDa repressor of the inhibitor of the protein kinase-like, which gives rise to MNRYCQREWLETFEFVSYSTEQDGLYCLPCVLFPTSSTREQPTLLVKRPFRNWKDAKNDLQVHGLLENHRNSEARMKAFKDTMQNPGRRIDLSMTSESINRTKKNRAFLLSVIKCLEVCGRQGFALRGHRDDSTADPLSNKGNFHALLQLRVDAGDVALAEHLETCARNATYISKTSQNQLLECIKQYILETIVKDITSQPFGPHYGIMADEVTDVSNWEQLGLLVRYTKDQKPVERLLMFSECEKITGRALCDTIAADLAGVNLDPANCRAQCFDGAGNMAGVRNGCAANFKEIATRAPYFHCASHDLNLALCKACKVQDIHCMMETLKAVGIFFKYSPKRTRELEKAVENENEERRAAGRTQLLKTKVKPMCETRWVEKHTCLEDFHELHEPLTDCLEAITSEEGWDAKARTEAGGLLSQLKRPAFLCAFECALYIFGYTKSLSTLLQGSTMDIIKAYEQVDLVRKELRSIRERADEEFHQVYLSASEMAQRLGQDMEVPRRCRRQTQRCNVEADTPEVYFRRSIFVPFVDGMVEQLTSRFPQLTAHACRALMLIPSNVHSLQQDHIQQLREYYEPDLPSPLSLQQELRLWKAQWQGVIVTEKPDSLDATISHQYSNPAIFPNVCMMLQLLMLTPVTTAGVERANSALRYIKDVYRSTMGEDRLNALILLFVHRDIPLDYNRIIDIYATGHPRRMMFINPLAE
- the LOC118404989 gene encoding paternally-expressed gene 3 protein-like, producing MASRRKRKGTNQADLHRFFGAAAAPKNVCKGASSGSGSQPDPQASGDQSHRTSGTVQPDPQASGDQSHKTSGTVQSDPQASGDQSHKKSGTVQSNPQASGDQSHKKSGTVQSNPQASGDQSHKTSGTVQSDPQTSGDQSHKKSGTVQSDPQASGDQSHKKSGTVQSNPQASVVTSPTRRPAQSSPTPRPVVTSPTRRPAQSSPTPRPVVTSPTRSPAQSSPTPRPVVTSPTRSPAQSSPTPRPVVTSPTRSPAQSSPTPRPVVTSPTRSPAQSSPTPRPVVTSPTRSPAQSSPTPRPAVTSPTRSPAQSSPTPRPVVTSPTRSPAQSSPTSRPVVTSPTRRPAQSSPTPRPVVTSPTRSPAQSSPTPRPVVTSPTRRPAQSSPTPRPVVTSPTRRPAQSSPTPRPVVTSPTRRPAQSSPTPRPVVTSPTRSLALCPYPIPLVETAGTYPISRRATLMMSQNTGLSRKGVPHLDLSSLLERTKIVAGRVVS